TATAGATAATGCGCCGCGAAAGGCGGCTTTAGGGGGTTGGGTAAAAATTCCCCTAGAGGCGCTTGAGACTGCCCGCAAGCGCGCGTATAGGCCGCGCCCAATGGGGTTCTCTCCCCATGGCTCCACGACAGGCGAGAGGGGGCAATATCTCTCGCAGTTGATCGAAAGCGAAAGCAAGAACACGATGAAATTCGGCGAACATGCACGGGCCGCGAGCGACAAGATCCTGGCTCTCGGTATCTCCCTTGTCGCTCTGACGGTGCCGCAGCTGGCCTTCGCGGCCGCTCCCGCGGCAGCGGCTTCCGCAGCTCCCTCGGCCGCTGCGGCAGCTGGCTCCTATGTCCCGATGACGCCCACCGAGGGCAAGGGCATGCCGGTTCCCGATGCGATCCACCTGCAGGACCAGTACTCGCCGCTCGGCGAATATGCGCACTGGTTCCACAACGACGTGCTGATGCCGATGATCACGATCATCGTGATCTTCGTGCTCGCGCTGCTCGTCTGGGTGATGGTCCGCTACAACAGCAAGTCGAACCCCACGCCGTCGAAGACCAGCCACAACACGCTGATCGAAGTGGTCTGGACTTTGGTCCCCGTGCTCGTTCTGGTCGGCGTCGCGATTCCCTCGATCAGCCTGCTCGCCAAGCAGTACAAGCCGGCCCCGGCCAAGTCGCTGACGATCAAGGCGACCGGCAACCAGTGGTTCTGGTCCTATACCTACCCCGACAACGGCGGCTTCGAAGTCGTTTCTAACATGCTGAACATCCCGGGCCAGCCGGTGGTGAACAACGGCGTGCGCGAGGTCGGTTCCAAGCCTTACGACGGTCCTTCGCACCTTGAGGTCGACAACCGCATGGTCGTGCCGGCCGGTGAGCCGATCCGCCTGCAGGTGACCGGCGCCGACGTGATCCACTCGTTCGCCGTGCCTTCGCTGTGGTTCAAGCTCGACGGCGTGCCCGGCCGGATCAACGAGAAGATGATCTTCATCGAGAAGCCGGGCGTCTATTACGGCCAGTGCTCCGAGCTTTGCGGTGCCCGTCACGGCTACATGCCGATCGCAGTCGAAGCCCTGCCGCGCGCGCAGTTCAACGCCTGGGTGCTCCAGCAGTCGGGGGGCGTGATCGACCACCAGCCCAAGCCGGCCGCCGCCGCTGCTCCGGCGGCTGAGGCCGCTGCGCCTGCCGCTTCTGAAGCCGCTGCACCTGCTGCCGCCGCTTCTGCCGCTGCGGCCCCCGCCGCGACCGCCACCGCTTCTGCTTCGCCGGCCCCCAAGGCCTGAGCTTTCCGATAGGGTTATCCAATCATGGCAACCACCGCCCCCGATCCTTCCAGGCGCACGGCGATCATCATCACGCTGACCACGCGCACGACCATCCGGGCTTCTTCGCCCGCTGGTTCATGTCCACCAACCACAAGGACATCGGCACGCTCTACCTGATCTTCGCGATTTGCGCGGGGATCATCGGCGGCGCCGTTTCCGGCATGATGCGCGCCGAGCTCGCCGAGCCCGGCATCCAGTATCTCGGCACTTTCGCCTCGTGGTTGGGTGAAAAGAACCCGACCTTCGACCAGCAGCTCCACCTGTGGAACGTGCTGATCACCGCGCACGGTCTGATCATGGTGTTCTTCATGGTCATGCCGGCGATGATCGGCGGCTTCGGCAACTGGTTCGTGCCGCTGATGATCGGCGCGCCGGACATGGCCTTCCCGCGGATGAACAACATCTCGTTCTGGCTGACCGTCGCGGGCTTCTGCTCGCTGATGATCTCGCCGTTCGTGCCGGGCGGCACGGGCAACGGCGCCGGCACGGGCTGGACGGTCTACGCGCCGCTTTCGACCTCGGGCTCGCAAGGCCCCGCGGTCGACTTCGCGATCTTCTCGCTGCACCTTGCCGGTGCCGGCTCGATCCTCGGTGCGACCAACTTCATCACCACCATCTTCAACATGCGCGCGCCGGGCATGACCCTGCACAAGATGCCGCTGTTCGTCTGGTCGGTGCTGGTCACGGCCTTCCTGCTGCTGCTCGCCCTTCCGGTTCTCGCCGCGGCGATCACCATGCTGATCACCGACCGTAACTTCGGCACCACCTTCTTCGACGCTTCGGGCGGCGGCGATCCGGTGCTCTACCAGCACCTGTTCTGGTTCTTCGGCCACCCCGAAGTCTACATCATGATCCTGCCGGGCTTCGGCATGATCAGCCAGATCATCTCGACCTTCTCGAAGAAGCCCGTGTTCGGCTATCTCGGCATGGCCTACGCCATGGTCGCGATCGGCGTCGTCGGCTTCATCGTCTGGGCGCACCACATGTACACCACGGGCATGTCGGTAAACACGAAGATGTACTTCACCGCCGCGACCATGGTCATCGCGGTTCCCACCGGCATCAAGATCTTCTCGTGGATCGCGACGATGTGGGGCGGCTCGATCACTTTCAAGTCGCCGATGGTCTGGGCGATCGGCTTCATCTTCCTGTTCACCGTCGGCGGCGTGACCGGCGTCGTGCTCGCCAACGGCGGCATCGACGACTACATGCAGGACACCTACTACGTCGTCGCGCACTTCCACTACGTGTTGTCGCTGGGTGCGGTGTTCTCGCTCTTCGCCGGGTTCTACTACTGGTTCCCGAAGATGAGCGGCCGGATGCACTCCGAGTTCCTCGCCCACCTGCACTTCTGGGTGTTCTTCGCGGGCGTGAACATCATCTTCTTCCCGCAGCACTTCCTTGGCCTGCAGGGCATGCCGCGCCGCTATCCGGACTTCGCGGAAGCCTATGCCCACTGGAACCGCGTCTCATCGGAGATCGGCTACACGACGATGGCGCTGGGCATGCTGATCTTCTTCGTGAACATCGGCTACTCGCTGTTCGCCGGCAAGAAGGCGGCAGACAACTACTGGGGTGAAGGCGCGACCACGCTCGAGTGGACGCTGTCGAGCCCGCCGCCGTTCCACCAGTTCGAAACCCTGCCCGTCATCGACGACAAGGGTCATCACTGATGACAGCCCGCCCCGGAAGGGGCGGGCGCAAACACCCTCCGCTTGCCGGAGGGGCTAGGGAGGGGCATGTTGCGGACCGCAGCGTGCCTTTTCCCTTTTAAGGTGATAGGACACCGGCCTAGCCGGGCATGATATGACAACGACGACAGCCATCCAGCCGCTTCCCGCCGAATGGCGCGATTTCTTCGCGCTGACCAAGCCGCGGGTGATGAGCCTCGTGATCTTCACCGGTCTCTGCGGGCTGCTCGCGGCGCCGCAGACGATCAACCCGGTGCT
The window above is part of the Novosphingobium sp. G106 genome. Proteins encoded here:
- the coxB gene encoding cytochrome c oxidase subunit II, coding for MKFGEHARAASDKILALGISLVALTVPQLAFAAAPAAAASAAPSAAAAAGSYVPMTPTEGKGMPVPDAIHLQDQYSPLGEYAHWFHNDVLMPMITIIVIFVLALLVWVMVRYNSKSNPTPSKTSHNTLIEVVWTLVPVLVLVGVAIPSISLLAKQYKPAPAKSLTIKATGNQWFWSYTYPDNGGFEVVSNMLNIPGQPVVNNGVREVGSKPYDGPSHLEVDNRMVVPAGEPIRLQVTGADVIHSFAVPSLWFKLDGVPGRINEKMIFIEKPGVYYGQCSELCGARHGYMPIAVEALPRAQFNAWVLQQSGGVIDHQPKPAAAAAPAAEAAAPAASEAAAPAAAASAAAAPAATATASASPAPKA